ggaaaataaaaaataaactcaaaACTTCATATTTATCAAACGCATATACACAAAAGTAAGCCTATCTCATGATACCTAACACAACATTATAATTTAGTCTTTGAATAGAAATAATAACTTGTAAATGGTACTCTTATACATAGTTTATGAACATAGATTACTAAAATGGCCTAATAAAATGTCTTTGTTTGAActgacacattatcaacatatatTATGAAGGTATCACATAGTCATAACTATCCGTAATCCGGCAAAAATAATCATCCTTTGAAATAATTATTCCGCATAGATAAAATATGCTTATGTTCAAAGTAAATAAATCTACAcaataaaaattactttaacAACGTATTAATTCAATCTATTCACTTTTAACCAAGAAGCACAATAACATaatgtgaaattgattttaaaaatattaatgaacACATGAAATGACAAACAATTTCTTGACTCCAATAGAAAAAAAAGACGTTTTCTAGTTTCTCCAAACAGGGAGTAAATGCCCAAAAGTTTCTTGTTccaatattttaataatttaaattctttATCCATTGCAAACATAAGAAGCAGTACTATCTCTCTTAACTAACAACaaccaatagaaaaaaaaaaaaccaagaacACAAGAAGAATTGAAAGAAATATGCACACAATTGCGCACAAAACTTGTTCCAAATTTCACccttaaaaaataatagtgaggAGATTCTATCACCAAATTACATTTCCATGATTCGGCAAATCAAAATAAGTAAACCAACgtaaattattttcaacaaagGACCAAAAAATATAACAAGCAGCAGATTTTATGTGCTATCACATCTAATGAATTAATAAAACTTTCCtcttgataccacttgttaaaatactttaaataattatgaaagaacATGATGTTGTTTTTAGCATTTTAACgttattattacttaaaattatTAAGCATGGCAATATGGACATTATGGAGCATTCATACTAGCTTAACACTCCTTCTGTTACATTCTTTATTGAATAGCCATCACATGAAAAGTTATTAGCAGCTTTGTTTCTAAACTTTAAATTAAAGCCATAATTAGGCAACTTCTCACGTTGCATGGCTGTTAGTTTGCAGCCACTAACTCCCATTCATTTGTGCCTTAAAACAAAATAGTTAATGATGGTAGAAGTGGATGTAACTTTTGTAACTTTCACGCTTTATTCCTTCATTATCCTACTCTTTATGTGGTGTAACTCATGTAACTCGTGAAGCCTCTAAGTCATTGATCTTCCCTCTTTACTACCATCATTCATTCTTCCGATTCATTGCATGGAAGAGTTCTTCACcaataaatagaggtggtcttgcatggtTTGGGTGACATAAGTTAttatagagttcacaaaaaaataagtaaaaaagagagtttgcTAGTTaaagggaggtgttctttttgtggagttttgaactcaactcttgtacAGGGTTGTTGAGTTATTCTTTGTGAGAAAgactgttgtatcctggaggggacaagtcaagaataTTACTACTGGACCGGTAAAACATTTACTGTAGTGGGCTTGAGTCTCCTTAAAGAAAGCGAGATATCCACACCTcagtcgaagaagaagaagatagtctttcttattttcttcacttgttattttcagttgtatttttattgtaatttcaccaatagAACACAAATAAATCATTAGACAATGATTGATATTATAGAAGACAAATAAATCATTAGACAATGATTGATATTATAGAAGAATGGTTGGAACACTGACATTTATCTAGCGCAAGAACTTTTGAAGAAGACAAAATCTTCTAAACCTTGAAGATCGTCCTTTCTGGTGTTCTTAATTTGagatggagaaaaaaaagaaaagaaccgTTGTCTTCTAATTTACAAATCATGTCTATTAAGACTTTGAAGTACCTTTTCAAATCAAAATGTACCTTTTTCAATAAGTCTCCATCAAACTTTAGAAAAGGTCaatgaattttttataatttcaattaaatttatattaataaatatttacttttagacCTAAAATTTTAATACTTTATTAGATCATAAATTAAGCTTCTTTACAAATAGCATATATGTGAgtccacaaaataaaaaatactaacaatATAGTTTTCGAAAAGAAAAATTGTATTCTTTTAGAAACAAGAGTAATGAGAAGATATGACACACAAATTGCAAAGATGGGCGTATTAGAAACCTACACAAAAAGAACCATATGCTATAATTTTCtatctaaaaatgacaaaataataaatttaaagattaGTCAAAGATCTCTCCATTTGAAGTAAGATAATCGACTAAAAAGTTAGACGGACAGTGCGtgttttatttaagaaaaaaaattaagagacaACAAGATATTAGACATAATTGTTATTACTCCCTTCATTGCTTTTTATTTGACTGGGTAGAAAACTTAAGAAATCAATAGTTTTTGATAAAAGAGTGGTGGTGAGAGTTCGGCACattctcattttctttctaatAAAAGAATGAATGCTTATGTCTACTGGGTACCAACAGGTCCTATCAGTAAGGGTTAGATGGTAGATGAAAATTAACTAGCCGTTTGGtgatagaaatttttttttttcgaaaaattatttcatttaatgaaaaaaagttaaaatacgcTTTGTTTGGTTatgaattttccaactccaactccaaaaaattatttggaaaacaagttttacttgtttttatttttttccctcatacttctctcataaaatttcaacaacaaaagtaatttatattcatggtcaaacacaactccaactccaacttcaacttcgaaaaaaagtaattttcatggccaaatggggCCTAAATATGTTCTAAAAAATTTCATTCTTTTTGGGacacattaaaagaaaaagtGCATCATATAAACGAGGTAGATGGACTATATATTACTCCCCTCATTTTAAATAGAATGATCTCTTTTCTTTTCTGGTAAcatattaattttaactttttatgtgACATGTTTAAAACTATAAGATTAAAGGATGTTTTGTTATATTTAACATACTTTTAATTTAagaatacaagatttaaaagtttttttaatataagactacaagattcaaaaattttatttattttcataaacttcGTATCAAGTCAAAATCTTTCATTCCTttttgaaatgaagggagtaatatttCCTATTAACTCAAAACAAAAGGTTGGTTACATAAATAAACTAGGGGGTACCCGACGTAAAGAGAATTTTTAGATGTGCTTTATAATATTTTCTtacgtaattttcaaataatatatgttacacCCCCTATTTCAATTTATGGAGTATTGACACAATTTAGAGTtattaactaaattttttatatatttaaattttttttaaattattaattattgtaattcatAGTACTTTTTCTTcagtcccaatttatgtgacagtAATAAaattgagagtcaactaaattttttatgtttttaaattattttaagttattaattattactatgatttataatacttttacgtcattctcaaatatataacaaattaaaaaagtaaaataaacaaatatataaaaaaaatatctaagcACGCAACACAAGCAAACATATCGATTTGTTGCCTATTTATCATCCTTTATAAGTGAGGTGATAAATCACAAATGTCGATTTAAGTGACATAATGcttagatgaatataataattaattagagggactagtaaaatcatgattgaaacaTCGAAGCATACATATCTTGAATGACCTACAACAACTaactagaagtgatataacaaaaaatatttatgaaaaaaatttaagtgggtctcatataaaacgttaagttaatttaaaacaacaagagttaattcatcattttatgtctattttaatttttttattaaatattattaatatgaacacttaaatgacttataataattaattagatgtgatatttagtaaaattacggttgaagtagctgaagtagATATGTCATGAAtgtctaatttttttaaagaaaatattattaattttttaatatataaatgacttataataattaattagggatgatatagtaaaattacgattgaagcagctaaaacaaagatgtcataaatttttattttattttttaaaattaaatattatttattttttaatacataaatgagttgtaataattaattaagggtgatacagTAACATTAcagattaaatattattaattttcaatatataaataacttataataattaattagcggtgatatagtaaaatcacggttgaagctgctgaaacagacatgtcataaatatctattttacttttttaattaaatattattagttttttaatatataaataacttacaataattaattaagggtgatataataaaatcacggaaCGAACAACCTACTTTATTTTTTGATACATAAATGACTTCAGGGGCGGATCTATGTAGAAGGTTTGGGGTGCCACGACATCCGCACTTCTCAATTGAAACtctatatatttatgtgtatatgtatcagttaatgtataaatattatgCTTGACACCCACAATATTAAAGGAATTGGTGGTGCAgttaatgtataaatattatgTTTGGCACCCACAATAATATCAAAGGAATTGGTGGTGCAAGTGGTCGAAATGGTTGGGTTTTACTCCAGCAATAGGGGTTCAATCTTCGCTCAAcattgtatttttagttttttagaataatttttagCACTATACTGTCAGTTTTCTCTTACAAAAAAAACTATTGTGGCTATGAAGAATGGAACCCTTAACCTCTTCTTACAAAGCGCTTGACAATACCAACTAGGCAAGCCTTCAGGTAGTACCAACATTTGTTGatatacataattatattttattttttgaatattgacTTCACTACCTAAAATATCGTAGGGAGTATACGTTATTGTTCAAAACAAAGTGGCACCCGAAACTTCTGAATCCAGGATCCGCCTctgaatgacttataatgattaattaggagtgatataggaAAATCACTGTTGAAGCAGCTGAATTAGACATGtgataaatgtctattttactttttttttaaattaaatattaataattttttaatatttaaataacttataataattaattaagagtgatatacAAAAATGACGGAAACTGCCCAAGGCTATAAACGAATCTTCAAGAGGGCACAAGGCATGTTTGAAATCTATATTCACGTAATACCAGCGACAAAGAATTAAGGAGGATATTTGAAATCACGAAGGAAAAATTATTCGTTCGCTCTAACCTTATGATTACCCAAACTTATATTTCTTGAGAAAGAAGCCTAACCTGCATATTAAATGCTACCATTTGAGCTCCGTGCATCCACCCAACCAAAGGATCATAATTGGATGAGTCAACTCGTATGCCCTTTGGGTATATTCTCAGCAAGTTCTGCTGCGTGAACCTAAAACAAACCATCATGGAGATATACGCAATTAATTAAAATGTTCTCTTGGGATATGCATAGTTAGCAAGTATGTTTGACATGAGTAAATTGCTAAAACAattgattaaaaatattatttctatatGCACAGTTGTTAAGTTACATATACACTGTATAAGTAAATTGATGAAATCTCCACAGGCATGCACGTGGAAACTTGTTAGCTACTATATGACAGTCTGACAAGTCAATTCTGTTAGTgccaaatattttgaaatatcaaatagCTCTGGCATCTTAATTTACTCATTTGATCATGCAAAAAAGAGAATAAAGAATAGGAGCATATGAAATGAGGTGGAATGTGAACTCAAGATGTTAGTTATTCAGCTTGCTATCTTCCATTGAGATGTTCTAGCTACACATTTATACATCACTCCACCAACACATAACATCACAAACAAATGAAGAATTTGTATTCATTTCATGGACGAATTAAGAGAAACACCTGATAATTTCTTTTCCACGAGTATCTACAGCTCTTTCAAGTTCTTGTTCACTAAGACTAAGCCGTCTTACTTTATTGGGGTCAACCCTCAGCCAATCAGATAGTCCTCCTTTCCCCTTTCCAGCATGAATGGCAATTAGGCGCTTGTATTCTGAAGTTGCACTCTTCTCTGACTTTGAATCTCCTTCgtcatcttcatcatcttctcCTTCATCAACGTTATGCTGCTAGAAAACAATATGTGGTCAATCAAAGTGTTTGATTAAGAAGGGGACGCAATGAATAACTGGATTGAAAAAGTAGTAATGCATTTTTTGTACCTCGGCATCTTTCTTTAAGTCATCTTTTTCCTTAACTTCCTTGGACAGTAAGTATTCTTTTGGTGGCTTAGTTGATATCAGAACACGCTTTTTAAGTGACTCCGGAGAAGGAAGCTCCTTCAGACATTCTGAAGGTGCAAATAACATGTCTCCAAATGTTTGAGTGATCATCTAGTATGTAGTCAGAAAAGTGTTATTATGATTAAAGAAGGCGGTAACATATCCAGAAAATGCACATACACACCTCAGCCACTTTTTCCTGAAGATCTGGTGTTAGATGATCTTCAAGTGTTATTACAACAGGATACTCCGAAGCAGAAAAGGCATGCTCCTTGATAGACCTCAAACATTTGACTAGTGCCACTGGAGCAGTCAGTGTCCTGTGTGAAGAAGATAACACTCAAAACTACAACAAGAATGAAAAAGTACAAGTACTATAAGGAGAAGTCAATCTGAATATTCATAGGATTAGAAAAGGGAAAACTAAATAAAAAGGTGACCCTGTCATATTATTAACCAAAAATGTCCCTAAatcattaaattattgaaaattgtcATTCGGTCTTTTAACTTATTAAAATTAACCCAAGCATTAGTTTCCACTGGTTATTTTACTCTCTCCCGCacttaaaatttgattttgttatattttctCCTTTAAAACTTTTATCCCATTAAACTAATATTAGAACCCATGACCAATTTTCCTTCTTCATATGATTTTGTGTATAATCTAGTGGATACATTGtttatacaacatatatatatatggtcgtacactatttatttaatatagaTGCATTACATATACATTATATAACAATGTATAACCATTCTATAACACTTATATATAGATGTATACCATCTTTTATACATCATTATACCTTGTAACacaatatttatacaatatagaTACATTACATATACATGTGAATCAGTGACCAGATATTTTTGGGTCATTGGAGGCTCACTATTTGCCACAACGGTACATATACATAAGAATCTCTTTAAAGAACCTAAAATTTAATCAAGAATAATATATagtgttgaaaaagaaaattttagctaGCCTTAAGCAGTTTTTAAGTTCAACCTTACGGAGAACTATACTTCAAAGAAACTTTAAGAATTAAGGTATGCCAAGAGTTATTACATTCTTATATTAAATCGCAAAGGTCAGCTATGATGACTGACCTAGCTAGCACTAAAATTTTCCTTTTGGCTGTTTTTTTCAATTAGAAATATTGATCATGGAACAGAGAAAGAGACATTTCTCTTTGCATAGAGGCAGTGACGTCAATCTCTATCAACTCTGGTACTAATAGCTATGTCCTTTTTTCAAAAAGAGGCCAGCATAATTCCCGCGGATCTCTATTCTAATTAGGGAAAGTTTATGTTgttcataaaatcataaattcactTCTTAGGTTATTACAGCTTGTTAAAATGCCATGTAGTTAATTATCATACAAGTATTTAAGGGAAAAATTTGTCTTTTTTCTAACTCTCATGAAACGTTAGGATCCAACATGTAATTTTGAATGTATTCCTTTACATCTATGCTGACTGCTTTATGTTTAATCTCTTCTCATGTGTAATAATCCTTAAAACATCATCGAgctattttttaaatgaaaatgcATACACGATCATCCTATAATCGCTGCATTTGGATTGCACCATGTCACAAGAATGAAATGCTTCCATTTCCACTTTACTTCACCACAAATCTGCTCTTGCTTTCTTGTTAACATATCAGAGCCAACCCCAATCTCCTCTTGCCTTCTTGTTAACATAGTAGGCCTTTTTTGCCTTCCCAACTGCCTTATATTGATGAGGATTCAAAATGATGCCAACCATTTGCCGTGCAAGCAGACAATGAATAAACATACTTTTGCTCACATTAGATTGAATGTAATCCCCATTAGACTTTCTTTCACCATTTAACTCAGATATAAACATGATATCAGATTTTTTTCATAATCTAGTCAGTGGGTAGATATCTCCATGGCCATTGCGTCTCTAATTTATCTATTCAACAGTAATATCTACTAGTGAATGTTGGGTGTCTGGTCAATACAAGTTCAGCAGGTTCAGTTTGATCGCTTCATTTTATAAAACAACCACATGTCCCTTTTTCCTCAGACATGGCACACTCTAAAATGGTGCCAACAAGATGGACATTTAGGCCCTTTCAGTTAGAGTGTGTTAATCGCCTATTTTAAAAGTTTTGCAATATACTTGGAGACCTGCACacttttattttgattaattATCTCTTAACACTTCACTCCTAAAATAATTTCCTCAAACCTCATCtaattattttatggaaaaaTCTAGTACCTTAGTAATATCTCAATCTAgagatgttatgttttatatgAAGTCTTGAAATGCAAATTTACTCCcaaatattaaaagagaaaaaagttcaTTAATAAAAGTAACAAGATACCTATACTTTAGCACACTCATAATATGGATTTAGCTAGTAGAACTTATCCACTTTCATGTCAGCTGTAGTGTTACACTCCAGGTCTAAATCAGTTGTGACAAATGCAACATTCTTAATTTAGTGCTTAGTATACATGTAAATATGTGTAGAAATGCATAGCATGTTTATATAATATAAAGTACAGATATGCATGTAAATTATGCACAAAAGCATAAGTTTATTTTCGAGGTTTTAGCTCATAGGAACCGATTACTAGTGAAACAATAGATGAAAGTGCGAACGAAAGGAAAGTTGCTTCAAAGTTTCAGAGTCTAGTTCTTTATTTGTCACTAAGAAATATTCACCAAGCCAATTTACTTGACAATATTCATATGACAGCACATCTTTTATATACAAAGCTAGGGGTCATTATAAAATAGAACATTCATATATTAGTGCACACCTTCCATGTAGAACATCTATATCATCTTTGTCTGAATTTGGCCAAATATCCAATTCAATTACTCTGACACCTCTCTGAAGAGCTTGTATTATGGGGACAACACTGCAATCGCTACTCAGTTGATTCCCAGTTAGATATGAATTATGGCCAGTGTATATGTAGTAATGAGATAAAGGTGCAGTCATATCATGGTGAATCTGGAATCCAAAGAGGAACATTAGTGAATCTATCAACAAGAAGACTACATCTGAAATACTCCTTTATGAAGTTTGACATTAAACGTACATGAACTTTGAAATACTACACCATCCTATTTATTTATATGATAGTGTTTGACTTTATTAAGAGTTTATATTAATTGAATTACATattaataagtaaaattgaagGAGAAAAACAGAACAACAATGTAAAAATTTGAACAGTATAATAAACTTGAATTCTAGAAAGTTATGAGAGTTGTACC
The Capsicum annuum cultivar UCD-10X-F1 chromosome 6, UCD10Xv1.1, whole genome shotgun sequence DNA segment above includes these coding regions:
- the LOC107873209 gene encoding phosphoinositide phospholipase C 2 isoform X3, with the protein product MSKQTYKVGFFFRRQFTMAAAEAPADIKNIFNRYSDECGVMSVEKLHHFLIEVQKEKNASLEDAQIIINNHGDPKHTGLHLDAFFKSLFSDINPPIDPKLGIHHDMTAPLSHYYIYTGHNSYLTGNQLSSDCSVVPIIQALQRGVRVIELDIWPNSDKDDIDVLHGRTLTAPVALVKCLRSIKEHAFSASEYPVVITLEDHLTPDLQEKVAEMITQTFGDMLFAPSECLKELPSPESLKKRVLISTKPPKEYLLSKEVKEKDDLKKDAEQHNVDEGEDDEDDEGDSKSEKSATSEYKRLIAIHAGKGKGGLSDWLRVDPNKVRRLSLSEQELERAVDTRGKEIIRFTQQNLLRIYPKGIRVDSSNYDPLVGWMHGAQMVAFNMQGYGRSLWLMHGMFRANGGCGYVKKPDLLLRAGSNNEVFNPTTNFPVKTTLKVTLYMGDGWDKDFDQTHFDTYSPPDFYAKVGVAGVPADEVKNKTKTMDDNWIPSWDEQFEFPLTVPELALLRIKVLDYNLSDKDEFAGQTCLHVAELRQGSDIRAPEYS
- the LOC107873209 gene encoding phosphoinositide phospholipase C 2 isoform X2, whose protein sequence is MSKQTYKVGFFFRRQFTMAAAEAPADIKNIFNRYSDECGVMSVEKLHHFLIEVQKEKNASLEDAQIIINNHGDPKHTGLHLDAFFKSLFSDINPPIDPKLGIHHDMTAPLSHYYIYTGHNSYLTGNQLSSDCSVVPIIQALQRGVRVIELDIWPNSDKDDIDVLHGRTLTAPVALVKCLRSIKEHAFSASEYPVVITLEDHLTPDLQEKVAEMITQTFGDMLFAPSECLKELPSPESLKKRVLISTKPPKEYLLSKEVKEKDDLKKDAEHNVDEGEDDEDDEGDSKSEKSATSEYKRLIAIHAGKGKGGLSDWLRVDPNKVRRLSLSEQELERAVDTRGKEIIRFTQQNLLRIYPKGIRVDSSNYDPLVGWMHGAQMVAFNMQGYGRSLWLMHGMFRANGGCGYVKKPDLLLRAGSNNEVFNPTTNFPVKTTLKVTLYMGDGWDKDFDQTHFDTYSPPDFYAKVGVAGVPADEVKNKTKTMDDNWIPSWDEQFEFPLTVPELALLRIKVLDYNLSDKDEFAGQTCLHVAELRQGIRAVPLYDRKGEKYSSVKLLMRFEFI
- the LOC107873209 gene encoding phosphoinositide phospholipase C 2 isoform X1 — its product is MSKQTYKVGFFFRRQFTMAAAEAPADIKNIFNRYSDECGVMSVEKLHHFLIEVQKEKNASLEDAQIIINNHGDPKHTGLHLDAFFKSLFSDINPPIDPKLGIHHDMTAPLSHYYIYTGHNSYLTGNQLSSDCSVVPIIQALQRGVRVIELDIWPNSDKDDIDVLHGRTLTAPVALVKCLRSIKEHAFSASEYPVVITLEDHLTPDLQEKVAEMITQTFGDMLFAPSECLKELPSPESLKKRVLISTKPPKEYLLSKEVKEKDDLKKDAEQHNVDEGEDDEDDEGDSKSEKSATSEYKRLIAIHAGKGKGGLSDWLRVDPNKVRRLSLSEQELERAVDTRGKEIIRFTQQNLLRIYPKGIRVDSSNYDPLVGWMHGAQMVAFNMQGYGRSLWLMHGMFRANGGCGYVKKPDLLLRAGSNNEVFNPTTNFPVKTTLKVTLYMGDGWDKDFDQTHFDTYSPPDFYAKVGVAGVPADEVKNKTKTMDDNWIPSWDEQFEFPLTVPELALLRIKVLDYNLSDKDEFAGQTCLHVAELRQGIRAVPLYDRKGEKYSSVKLLMRFEFI